A region of Flocculibacter collagenilyticus DNA encodes the following proteins:
- a CDS encoding alpha/beta hydrolase, with product MTDLLSAVEVNPDDASQGVKSVVIWLHGLGDSGYGFAPIVPELALADELATRFIFPHAPERAVTINNGYRMRAWYDIKSMDLDKRADEAGVLESVEQVEALIEQQIAQGIPASKIVIAGFSQGGVVAMHLATRSKHKFAGIMAMSTYMCQPQKLAEEHSKVNLHTPFMMMHGRQDDVVPMAIGVQAKDTLEQCGYTIRWHEFNMQHNVCAEQVQIIAQWLTDNLAESVA from the coding sequence ATGACCGACTTATTATCAGCTGTTGAAGTTAATCCCGATGACGCCTCACAAGGGGTAAAGTCTGTTGTTATTTGGTTACATGGTCTTGGCGACTCAGGGTATGGTTTTGCCCCCATTGTGCCTGAGTTAGCGTTAGCCGATGAGCTAGCAACTCGATTTATTTTTCCACACGCGCCTGAACGTGCTGTTACCATCAATAATGGTTATCGCATGCGTGCATGGTACGACATTAAATCGATGGATTTAGACAAGCGCGCTGATGAAGCAGGAGTATTAGAGTCTGTTGAACAAGTTGAAGCGTTAATTGAGCAACAGATTGCACAAGGCATTCCTGCCAGCAAAATAGTCATTGCAGGTTTTAGCCAAGGCGGTGTAGTTGCAATGCACTTAGCCACTCGCAGCAAACATAAATTTGCAGGTATCATGGCAATGTCGACTTACATGTGCCAGCCGCAAAAATTAGCTGAGGAGCACAGCAAGGTAAATTTACACACGCCATTTATGATGATGCATGGCCGACAGGATGATGTTGTGCCGATGGCAATTGGCGTTCAAGCAAAAGACACACTGGAACAATGCGGTTACACCATTCGCTGGCATGAATTTAATATGCAGCACAATGTTTGCGCGGAACAAGTGCAAATCATTGCGCAGTGGCTAACCGATAACTTAGCTGAGTCAGTGGCTTAA
- the cyaY gene encoding iron donor protein CyaY, translating to MNEQEYHQLADEMLLAVEESIDEIDFDLDYEAAGGILTIIFPNQSKIIINKQAPLLQLWVATKFNGHHFELIDDQWIDNRTGAEFWQLISDAATKQANTPIQFKPVN from the coding sequence ATGAACGAACAGGAATACCACCAACTTGCTGACGAAATGCTGTTGGCCGTTGAAGAATCCATTGATGAGATAGATTTTGATCTAGATTACGAAGCCGCAGGTGGCATCTTAACCATTATTTTTCCCAACCAGTCCAAAATAATTATTAATAAACAAGCGCCATTGTTGCAGCTATGGGTTGCCACAAAATTCAATGGCCATCATTTTGAGCTCATCGACGACCAGTGGATTGATAACCGCACTGGTGCTGAATTTTGGCAACTGATTTCAGATGCCGCCACTAAGCAAGCTAATACCCCTATTCAATTTAAACCAGTGAACTAA
- a CDS encoding lipoprotein, translating into MNNIFTKLTKKNGRNALGALLFCQLMLVQGCGQKGPLTLPEDTPEHAPAQDVQNSVNKGTTNTEE; encoded by the coding sequence ATGAATAACATATTTACCAAGTTAACGAAAAAAAATGGTCGTAATGCACTCGGTGCGTTATTGTTTTGTCAGTTAATGTTAGTGCAAGGCTGTGGCCAAAAAGGCCCGTTAACATTGCCAGAAGACACACCTGAACATGCGCCAGCGCAAGACGTGCAAAATAGCGTAAACAAAGGTACCACTAATACCGAGGAATAG
- the lysA gene encoding diaminopimelate decarboxylase: MDYFNYHNNTLHAEHVNVNAIAAEYGTPTYVYSRATIERHWHAFDQAAAQHPHVICYAVKANSNLAVLNVLAKLGSGFDIVSGGELARVIVAGGQPEKVVFSGVGKTEQEIAYALEVGIKCFNVESESELQRIEKVAQQRQQSAPISIRVNPDIDANTHPYISTGLKENKFGIDITQVMPLYQYAHESVWLNVQGVDFHIGSQLTEVEPFLAALDKVLTLIDTLQAQDIHISHLDVGGGLGVTYAQEAPPHPIGYAAAIVDKLQHRKDLTLIFEPGRAIMANAGILLTQVEFIKKGENKDFAIVDAAMNDLLRPALYSAWQNIIPVNDRDEANEESQATQLYDIVGPVCETGDFLGKDRYLNIQEGDLLAVRSAGAYGFTMSSNYNSRTRAAEVMVDNTNMHLVRARETLQDLWRGESILIE; the protein is encoded by the coding sequence TTGGACTACTTTAACTATCACAATAATACGTTACATGCTGAACATGTAAACGTAAATGCAATTGCTGCAGAATACGGTACACCAACCTATGTGTATTCGCGTGCAACGATAGAACGGCACTGGCATGCGTTTGACCAAGCTGCTGCCCAGCATCCGCATGTAATATGTTACGCAGTTAAAGCGAATTCAAATTTAGCAGTATTAAATGTATTAGCTAAGTTAGGGTCGGGTTTTGATATTGTATCAGGTGGCGAACTCGCTCGTGTAATAGTAGCAGGTGGTCAGCCTGAGAAAGTCGTTTTTTCTGGAGTGGGCAAAACAGAGCAAGAAATCGCCTATGCCCTTGAGGTTGGTATTAAATGTTTTAATGTTGAGTCTGAATCTGAACTTCAGCGTATTGAAAAAGTAGCGCAACAACGTCAACAGTCGGCCCCTATTTCTATTCGTGTTAATCCAGACATTGATGCAAATACGCATCCGTATATTTCTACGGGCTTAAAAGAAAACAAGTTTGGTATCGATATTACTCAGGTTATGCCGTTGTACCAATATGCGCATGAGTCCGTGTGGTTGAATGTGCAAGGGGTTGATTTTCATATTGGCTCTCAGTTAACAGAAGTAGAGCCTTTTTTAGCGGCATTAGATAAAGTGCTTACGTTAATTGATACGTTACAGGCGCAAGACATTCATATTTCGCATTTAGATGTAGGCGGAGGGTTAGGAGTTACTTATGCCCAAGAAGCGCCGCCTCATCCGATTGGATATGCCGCAGCCATCGTAGACAAGCTACAACATCGTAAAGACTTAACCCTTATTTTTGAACCCGGACGGGCAATTATGGCTAATGCGGGCATTTTATTAACTCAAGTTGAGTTTATTAAAAAAGGTGAAAATAAAGACTTTGCTATTGTGGATGCAGCCATGAATGATTTACTGCGACCTGCGCTATACAGCGCGTGGCAAAACATTATTCCTGTGAATGATCGCGACGAAGCAAATGAAGAGTCGCAAGCCACACAACTTTACGATATTGTGGGGCCGGTGTGTGAAACAGGGGACTTTTTAGGTAAAGATCGCTATTTGAATATTCAAGAAGGTGACTTACTGGCGGTACGTTCTGCGGGGGCGTATGGTTTTACGATGAGCAGTAATTACAACAGTCGCACGCGCGCCGCTGAGGTCATGGTTGATAACACGAATATGCACTTAGTTCGGGCACGAGAAACGTTGCAAGACTTGTGGCGCGGCGAGTCTATACTGATTGAATAA
- the dapF gene encoding diaminopimelate epimerase, with translation MLVYFSKMHGLGNDFMVIDNVTQNVFLSKEQIRKLADRHFGIGFDQLLIVEPPYDPDLDFHYRIFNADGNEVEQCGNGARCFARFVRMKGLTNKHRIQVSTKNGNITLFNEKDGNVTVNMGHPKFEPKQVPFKAQKQEMTYILRAEEHTVLCGAVSMGNPHCVITVEDIERAEVDVLGPIFEKHERFPEKANIGFMEIVSDNYIKLRVWERGAGETLACGTGACAAAVIGKMQNKLASTVKVALPGGTLTVRWNGPGQPVKMTGPAEHVYDGQIIL, from the coding sequence ATGTTAGTTTACTTTTCAAAAATGCACGGACTCGGAAATGATTTTATGGTGATTGATAACGTCACCCAAAATGTATTCTTGTCTAAAGAACAAATCCGCAAATTAGCTGACCGTCATTTTGGCATTGGTTTCGACCAGCTGTTAATTGTTGAACCTCCCTACGATCCCGATTTAGATTTTCATTATCGTATTTTTAATGCTGATGGTAATGAGGTAGAGCAGTGCGGTAATGGTGCACGCTGTTTTGCGCGTTTCGTGCGAATGAAAGGGTTAACGAACAAGCATCGTATTCAAGTTAGTACCAAGAACGGAAATATTACACTGTTTAATGAAAAAGACGGTAATGTAACCGTGAATATGGGGCATCCTAAATTTGAACCTAAGCAAGTACCGTTTAAAGCGCAAAAGCAAGAGATGACGTACATACTGCGTGCTGAAGAGCACACGGTGTTATGCGGCGCGGTGTCGATGGGTAACCCACATTGCGTTATCACGGTAGAAGATATTGAACGCGCTGAAGTTGATGTGCTTGGGCCCATTTTTGAAAAGCACGAGCGCTTTCCAGAAAAAGCCAACATTGGCTTTATGGAAATTGTGTCAGATAACTACATCAAATTACGGGTATGGGAGCGCGGTGCAGGTGAAACCTTGGCGTGTGGTACCGGCGCGTGCGCAGCTGCAGTAATTGGCAAGATGCAAAATAAACTGGCTTCAACGGTAAAAGTAGCGTTGCCCGGTGGCACCCTTACGGTGCGTTGGAATGGTCCAGGACAGCCAGTAAAAATGACCGGCCCAGCAGAACATGTATATGATGGACAAATAATTTTATGA
- a CDS encoding DUF484 family protein, whose product MSEITPPIEPVMQDELSLDASLVKEYLLQHPDFFVQNPDLLAQLRLPHQQKGTISLVERQLEVLREKSQYLEEEITHLMSIARQNEHVFLVFSEIFIRVFDASDQAELLQSIELLISEKLNLNAVQLIKLNEQNASLPDLENKKLTNFIAKRLSHSSTYFGRLSKEEATLFFNDKEVNSVAVLTLGDDMTTGLVAFGSIDHDHFYPGMDTLFINELGRVLTLLLERFDHA is encoded by the coding sequence ATGAGCGAAATAACGCCTCCTATCGAGCCTGTAATGCAGGATGAGTTAAGTTTAGATGCAAGCTTAGTTAAAGAGTATCTATTGCAGCATCCTGATTTTTTTGTACAAAATCCAGACTTGTTAGCTCAATTACGCTTACCTCATCAACAAAAAGGCACTATTTCGTTGGTTGAGCGTCAGCTAGAAGTACTACGTGAAAAAAGCCAATATCTTGAAGAAGAAATCACGCATTTAATGTCGATTGCGCGACAAAATGAGCATGTGTTTTTAGTATTTAGTGAGATTTTTATTCGTGTTTTTGATGCGTCTGACCAAGCCGAATTACTCCAATCTATCGAATTATTAATCAGTGAAAAGTTAAACCTAAATGCCGTGCAGCTGATTAAGTTAAATGAGCAAAATGCCAGTTTGCCGGATTTAGAAAATAAAAAGCTAACTAATTTTATTGCAAAACGATTATCGCATAGCAGTACCTATTTTGGCCGACTGAGCAAAGAAGAAGCCACTTTATTTTTTAATGATAAAGAAGTTAATTCTGTTGCTGTGCTCACTTTAGGTGATGACATGACAACGGGCTTAGTTGCTTTTGGTAGTATTGATCATGATCATTTTTATCCGGGCATGGATACATTATTTATTAATGAATTAGGGCGTGTACTTACCTTGCTGCTTGAGCGTTTTGACCATGCTTAA
- a CDS encoding LysR family transcriptional regulator, translating into MTPNYDDLTYFLEVVSTKNLSRAAERLGITQPSISAAMKRLEISLDTDILLRTRTGVQLTKAGEELLLYSQKFLADWDHIKQRVKRTEATLAGDFSFGCHPSVALYALPLLLSHLENTLPLLHFHFTHDLSRKITERIISYDIDFGLIINPIQHPDLVIQSILFDEVCLWTRKNPSLKQQVHSPECTLIFDPHLKQSQTVYKQLSSYRFNEIHTNNLEVISALIESGQGIGILPTRVAHNDARSLMKEQALPYDSVRDELCFVYRGDKQSRHISRALGQEIQHALKP; encoded by the coding sequence ATGACTCCGAATTACGACGACTTAACGTACTTTTTAGAAGTAGTAAGCACCAAGAATTTGTCACGCGCTGCTGAACGGCTTGGCATCACTCAGCCTAGTATCAGTGCAGCAATGAAACGACTGGAAATCAGCTTAGACACGGATATTTTATTGCGCACCCGAACAGGTGTGCAATTGACAAAAGCAGGTGAGGAGCTTCTATTATACAGCCAAAAGTTTCTTGCCGACTGGGATCATATTAAGCAACGCGTTAAGCGTACTGAGGCAACATTGGCGGGTGACTTTTCTTTTGGCTGTCACCCCTCTGTTGCGCTTTATGCACTCCCCTTGCTTTTGTCGCATCTTGAGAACACTCTGCCATTACTGCATTTTCATTTTACGCACGATCTTTCGAGAAAAATCACTGAAAGGATCATTAGCTACGACATTGATTTCGGATTAATTATTAACCCAATTCAGCATCCTGATTTGGTCATTCAGTCAATACTCTTTGATGAAGTGTGTCTGTGGACCCGTAAAAATCCAAGCTTAAAACAACAAGTGCACTCTCCTGAGTGTACGCTCATTTTTGATCCGCATTTAAAACAAAGCCAAACCGTGTATAAACAACTATCGTCATATCGCTTTAATGAAATACATACCAATAATTTAGAAGTAATTAGTGCCTTAATTGAGTCTGGGCAGGGGATTGGTATTTTACCTACTCGAGTAGCTCACAATGATGCAAGATCGCTAATGAAAGAACAGGCACTACCTTATGACAGTGTGAGAGATGAGTTATGCTTTGTGTACAGAGGCGATAAGCAAAGTCGGCATATTAGTCGTGCCCTAGGCCAAGAAATACAACATGCGTTAAAACCCTAA
- a CDS encoding M16 family metallopeptidase, with protein MMLRLLLLLLSFTLSACFSSPTLHPKHSDINNTDLVKPEHPSNLRQDVVHGQLSNGFTYYIHKHNVPANRIELRLAVKVGSLQDLDNQNGVAHFVEHMAFNGTKHFPKNQVITAMEKMGMSFGSHSNAVTNFNKTVYRLTVPTDNPDNIHTSLTIMKDWAESISFDNLEVEKERGIILEEWRNQNEHATKGINKVQREALWNNSRYLDHLAVGNPAGISHITSNMLKQFYHKWYTPSNMALIVVGDVTIKDVEALITTKFGAIANKSNAKQKSYNIPARDKIHSVIYSDKQQTSSVVRLMLLAEKREYSNIKHIKPLRMKALFNYLLNERLKKLSLSDSAPFFEARSYSDLLADKTQVHGFTVKAKHNEIEGGYWALLKELQRVKQHGFTATELAHYKQAIVARLDAYLLNSKGFYSGKFAEQLTNHFLFNKLALSPEQQVNEQKRTVQAITLEELNTFASALISIQRGFEFVLAPEALKSALPTAQKLKEIRRQTKELSTAPYRGTLTKNDLMIKQPKAGYIVSETENEELGFVSWQLSNGAVVHFKKTDFEPDYFIYKAIASGGTSMIADELYRNALAFSAVMNNTGVATYDINTLGRFQTEHQISLEFGASRDWHYLYGGGVVSELESFLKLNYLRLVSPRFNDAIVQRHKDNVLDYQAIRKHAYNERFNDEAGVFYWQDHFRSQPWRVEHATEISSARLNTIHQQWFSNATNFEYFFVGNLEKATLKQHVATYLASLPATGDITSNVEHHIMPISGKHRFIKHYATEQRAHVKLRRHQRLEKTSKVFEQELAHFVSITNVKLREVLREDFAGVYGVRLNAYVENIQAPRLTMEIAFTCEPDRAEELINITNTTLATLASEPITQNYLDNERQRWLKQRKVIMKNNHWILNRMAQITDTKNSYITLREERDVAENFTKEQFQKVAKKITNLKNMSDIILLPKNGAKP; from the coding sequence ATGATGTTACGTTTACTTCTCTTGTTATTAAGTTTTACACTGTCGGCATGTTTCTCTTCTCCTACTTTACATCCAAAGCATAGCGATATTAACAATACTGATTTAGTAAAGCCTGAGCACCCGAGTAACCTTCGTCAGGATGTAGTGCATGGGCAATTAAGTAATGGCTTTACCTATTATATTCATAAACACAATGTTCCAGCCAATAGAATAGAGTTACGTTTGGCAGTAAAAGTTGGTTCGTTACAAGATCTTGATAATCAAAATGGCGTAGCACATTTTGTAGAGCACATGGCGTTTAATGGAACAAAGCATTTTCCAAAAAATCAGGTGATTACAGCGATGGAAAAGATGGGGATGAGCTTTGGTAGCCACTCCAACGCTGTCACTAACTTCAACAAAACTGTATATAGACTAACTGTTCCCACTGATAACCCCGACAATATCCATACTAGCCTAACAATAATGAAAGATTGGGCAGAAAGTATTTCATTTGACAATTTAGAAGTTGAAAAAGAACGGGGGATCATATTAGAAGAGTGGCGTAATCAAAATGAGCATGCTACTAAGGGAATTAATAAAGTTCAAAGAGAGGCTTTGTGGAATAACTCAAGATATCTAGACCATTTAGCTGTGGGTAATCCAGCTGGCATAAGCCATATTACGTCAAATATGCTTAAGCAGTTTTATCATAAGTGGTACACGCCAAGCAATATGGCGCTCATTGTGGTTGGTGACGTGACTATTAAAGACGTTGAAGCTTTAATTACAACAAAGTTTGGTGCGATAGCTAATAAAAGTAACGCTAAGCAAAAAAGCTACAATATTCCTGCAAGAGATAAGATACACAGTGTGATTTATTCAGATAAGCAGCAAACCTCATCGGTTGTGCGACTCATGTTGTTGGCCGAAAAGCGCGAGTATTCAAATATAAAGCACATTAAACCGTTAAGAATGAAAGCATTGTTCAATTATCTTTTGAATGAGCGACTTAAGAAGCTGTCTTTATCAGATTCAGCTCCTTTTTTTGAAGCAAGAAGCTATAGTGATCTATTAGCAGATAAGACACAAGTTCATGGCTTTACAGTCAAAGCGAAACATAACGAAATAGAAGGTGGCTATTGGGCGCTGTTAAAAGAGTTACAACGTGTTAAGCAACATGGCTTTACTGCAACTGAGTTGGCTCATTATAAGCAAGCTATTGTTGCTAGGCTTGACGCATACTTACTTAATAGTAAAGGCTTTTATTCGGGGAAGTTTGCAGAACAACTAACTAATCACTTTCTATTTAACAAGCTTGCTTTATCACCCGAGCAACAAGTAAATGAACAAAAACGTACAGTGCAAGCAATCACGTTAGAAGAGCTAAATACATTTGCGTCTGCGCTGATATCTATACAGCGTGGCTTTGAATTTGTGCTAGCCCCTGAAGCACTGAAAAGCGCGTTGCCAACAGCTCAGAAGTTAAAAGAGATTAGAAGGCAGACAAAAGAGTTATCGACAGCCCCTTATCGGGGGACATTAACTAAAAATGACTTAATGATTAAACAGCCTAAAGCTGGTTACATTGTGAGTGAAACGGAAAACGAAGAATTAGGTTTCGTTAGTTGGCAATTATCTAATGGTGCAGTTGTGCACTTTAAGAAAACTGACTTTGAGCCTGACTATTTTATTTACAAAGCAATTGCTTCTGGCGGTACATCTATGATTGCAGATGAGTTGTATCGTAATGCACTAGCGTTCAGCGCTGTTATGAATAATACAGGCGTGGCCACGTACGATATTAATACATTAGGACGGTTTCAAACTGAGCATCAAATTTCTCTTGAATTCGGAGCGAGTCGTGATTGGCACTATCTGTATGGAGGGGGTGTGGTTAGTGAGTTGGAGTCATTCTTAAAATTAAACTATTTAAGGCTTGTTTCGCCACGATTTAACGACGCCATTGTTCAGCGACATAAGGATAATGTGCTTGACTACCAAGCGATCAGAAAGCATGCATATAACGAACGTTTTAATGACGAAGCGGGAGTATTTTATTGGCAAGATCATTTCAGAAGTCAGCCCTGGAGGGTTGAACATGCGACTGAGATATCCTCCGCACGATTAAACACGATACATCAGCAGTGGTTTAGTAATGCTACTAATTTTGAATATTTCTTTGTCGGGAACTTGGAAAAAGCTACGCTTAAGCAGCATGTAGCCACTTATCTTGCTTCATTACCTGCCACTGGAGACATAACTAGCAACGTGGAACACCACATAATGCCAATAAGTGGCAAACACCGTTTTATTAAGCATTATGCAACTGAGCAAAGAGCACACGTTAAGTTACGTAGGCATCAAAGGCTTGAGAAAACAAGTAAGGTATTTGAGCAAGAATTAGCGCATTTCGTTAGTATTACTAATGTTAAATTACGAGAAGTACTGAGAGAGGACTTTGCTGGTGTATACGGAGTTAGGCTGAACGCTTACGTGGAAAACATACAAGCCCCTAGATTGACGATGGAGATAGCGTTTACTTGTGAGCCAGATCGAGCCGAAGAGTTAATAAATATAACCAACACGACTTTAGCAACGCTGGCGAGTGAACCTATTACACAAAATTACTTAGATAATGAGCGTCAGCGTTGGCTCAAACAACGAAAAGTAATAATGAAAAACAATCATTGGATACTGAATCGCATGGCTCAGATAACGGATACTAAAAATAGTTATATTACGCTGCGTGAAGAGCGTGATGTTGCAGAAAATTTCACCAAAGAGCAGTTTCAAAAAGTAGCGAAGAAGATAACTAATTTGAAGAATATGAGTGATATTATCTTATTACCGAAAAATGGAGCCAAGCCTTGA
- a CDS encoding HAD-IA family hydrolase: MITIFKKLQPIKAISFDLDDTLYHNAPVIARAEQAQQRYLIAHAPKVKYVEHGYWREIRHQLIHEQPYLGHDISQLRKEVIKTGLMQLGYDARFAKQLAAHAFTVFLAQRNNITIPEFIKALLSTLQQHYKLIAITNGNADINQFGLADYFEFSVSAGSTPLNDASTVFKMKPHASMFEFALAQLAIQPSELLHVGDSHNSDVLGALRAGCQTAWLDHEQSLSARLALPHIYIDDITELMELC, translated from the coding sequence TTGATCACTATTTTCAAAAAGCTACAACCGATTAAAGCAATCTCTTTTGACTTAGATGACACGCTCTACCATAACGCTCCTGTGATAGCGCGTGCCGAGCAAGCCCAACAACGATATTTAATAGCACATGCGCCGAAAGTTAAGTACGTTGAGCATGGGTATTGGCGAGAAATTCGTCACCAGCTTATTCACGAGCAACCGTATTTGGGCCATGATATTAGCCAGCTAAGAAAAGAAGTGATCAAAACAGGCTTAATGCAATTAGGCTATGATGCACGTTTTGCTAAGCAACTTGCAGCGCATGCCTTTACGGTATTTTTAGCACAACGCAATAATATAACGATTCCGGAATTTATTAAGGCGCTACTATCAACCTTGCAACAACACTATAAGTTGATTGCGATCACCAACGGCAATGCCGACATTAATCAGTTTGGTTTAGCGGACTACTTTGAATTTAGCGTGAGTGCGGGCAGTACGCCCCTCAATGATGCCTCAACAGTATTTAAAATGAAGCCCCATGCTAGTATGTTTGAATTTGCATTAGCGCAATTAGCTATTCAGCCGAGTGAGTTGCTTCATGTGGGAGATAGTCATAATAGTGATGTACTAGGAGCACTTCGAGCCGGCTGTCAAACCGCGTGGTTAGATCACGAACAGTCACTTTCTGCGCGCCTTGCACTGCCTCATATATATATTGATGATATTACTGAGTTGATGGAGTTGTGCTAA
- a CDS encoding helix-turn-helix domain-containing protein: protein MDLANKLVLLRKEKGWTQAMAAKNISIQQSYLSKLENGHYYPSEDVLKKLSLAYGVTFTTSANKSSFITTIKPKIAMLTCIAAFILLVVSYFSVIFPQVFYTYQADVVSAQSVDERAISHYHLTDQYLGDKYVEKLPSVTYEYILISEREVSRWENRWLMALGLIFGAAGATIYLREYFKKRHNDH from the coding sequence ATGGACTTAGCAAATAAATTAGTATTGTTAAGAAAAGAAAAGGGATGGACACAAGCGATGGCTGCAAAGAATATCTCAATTCAGCAATCTTACTTATCGAAGTTAGAGAATGGACATTATTATCCATCAGAAGACGTATTAAAAAAATTAAGCCTCGCCTATGGTGTTACTTTCACTACTAGTGCTAATAAGAGTTCATTTATCACCACAATTAAGCCTAAAATAGCAATGTTAACCTGCATAGCTGCTTTTATTTTATTAGTGGTTAGCTATTTCTCAGTTATCTTTCCACAAGTATTTTATACGTATCAAGCTGATGTGGTTTCGGCCCAATCAGTGGATGAGCGCGCCATTTCGCATTACCATCTTACTGATCAGTACCTAGGTGACAAATACGTTGAAAAACTACCTTCAGTCACCTACGAATACATCCTAATCTCTGAACGAGAAGTGTCCCGCTGGGAAAATCGCTGGCTAATGGCATTAGGTTTAATATTTGGAGCCGCGGGAGCAACAATATACTTACGCGAATATTTTAAAAAGCGACATAACGACCATTAA
- a CDS encoding GGDEF domain-containing protein — translation MFTYSLSFARLFFRVCAVNAVLPIMLASVCLAFLCLPLKAAESNTSYKQEVITAQAVAKTPERGSSVQNKGAEPVVVVSLFKLPYIAAQDVTDTDQNSTNTTPIDTVSAVLTTKVEELEMALTQQKVINQRLVAIIFLIGLAIMGFWILKIKSLKKHFLKVKERDPLTGIMNRNTFFAMALDVLEHAENVEHTVSFILFDLAKFKRINDKYGHTVGDWVLKQVAKKVQTIGRQGDMFARIDGEEFAFLLVDCNAEQASVITERCQQAINEIDPSVVNYHFSVSAYFGVTDTQLSGYELEAMFSHADEALQEAKTKGHNEIVTFEDKFVV, via the coding sequence ATGTTTACCTATTCTTTATCTTTTGCACGGCTTTTTTTTCGAGTTTGTGCAGTAAACGCTGTACTTCCTATTATGTTGGCTTCGGTGTGCTTGGCTTTTTTATGCCTGCCTTTAAAAGCTGCAGAATCAAACACATCATATAAGCAAGAAGTAATCACGGCTCAAGCTGTTGCAAAGACACCTGAGCGTGGTTCAAGTGTTCAAAATAAAGGTGCTGAACCTGTTGTAGTAGTGAGCTTATTCAAGTTGCCCTATATTGCTGCGCAAGATGTCACTGATACTGATCAAAATAGTACAAACACAACACCAATAGATACGGTATCTGCGGTACTGACTACCAAAGTCGAAGAGTTGGAAATGGCTTTAACGCAGCAAAAAGTGATTAATCAACGCTTGGTTGCGATTATTTTTTTAATTGGCTTGGCAATCATGGGATTTTGGATCCTTAAAATTAAATCATTGAAGAAACATTTTCTGAAAGTTAAAGAGCGTGATCCCTTAACCGGAATTATGAATCGGAATACATTTTTTGCGATGGCACTTGATGTGTTAGAGCATGCTGAAAATGTGGAGCACACTGTGAGTTTTATATTATTCGATTTAGCCAAGTTTAAACGCATAAATGATAAATATGGTCATACGGTTGGTGATTGGGTGTTGAAGCAAGTAGCGAAAAAGGTTCAAACAATTGGGCGTCAGGGTGACATGTTTGCACGAATAGATGGTGAGGAGTTTGCATTTTTATTGGTAGATTGTAATGCCGAGCAGGCAAGCGTCATCACCGAGCGTTGCCAGCAAGCTATTAATGAGATAGATCCTAGTGTTGTGAATTATCACTTTTCGGTGAGCGCTTATTTTGGCGTAACCGATACGCAATTGTCGGGTTATGAATTAGAAGCCATGTTTAGTCATGCTGATGAAGCCTTACAAGAAGCAAAAACAAAAGGCCACAATGAAATTGTGACCTTTGAAGATAAATTTGTGGTGTAA
- a CDS encoding LysE family translocator: MFSETMMALLVPLTLFAFTASSTPGPNNILLTTSGANFGFRRTLPFVIGVRCGFTLIQILVILGLGGVFLQYPEAHTLLKYLGSAYLLVLAWKIANMPPPNANDGKAKPLSIIEGALFQFVNPKTWIVIISSTTAYTLGGDEYFSSAIMLIIVFNLVGIPAAIIWIQFGAAISKLFKTEQAWRYFNRTMAVLTLASISLLFI, translated from the coding sequence ATGTTTAGTGAAACCATGATGGCACTTTTAGTGCCATTAACATTATTTGCTTTTACCGCCTCTTCCACTCCGGGCCCAAATAATATTTTACTAACAACTTCTGGAGCCAACTTTGGCTTTAGACGAACATTACCCTTTGTGATCGGCGTTCGCTGCGGCTTTACGCTAATACAAATACTCGTCATATTAGGATTAGGCGGGGTATTTTTACAGTATCCAGAAGCACATACCCTATTGAAATATTTAGGATCTGCCTATTTATTAGTACTCGCATGGAAAATAGCAAACATGCCACCACCCAATGCGAATGATGGTAAAGCAAAACCCTTAAGCATTATTGAAGGCGCACTATTTCAGTTTGTGAACCCAAAAACGTGGATTGTAATCATCTCCTCTACAACAGCTTATACCTTAGGAGGGGACGAATACTTTAGTTCTGCAATCATGCTGATTATTGTGTTTAATTTGGTAGGTATACCCGCCGCTATTATATGGATACAATTTGGTGCGGCGATCAGTAAATTGTTTAAAACAGAACAAGCATGGCGCTATTTTAATCGCACCATGGCGGTACTCACGCTGGCATCTATTTCATTACTCTTTATCTAA